GCGCGAGTACGGCGTGCAGGCATGGCCGACGCTGGTCGTGATTGGTGCGGACGGCAGCGTGCTCGGCTCGATTCCTGGCGAGCCCGATCCTGATCGTTTGATCGCGGCGCTCGACAACGTCGTCGCGACTTCCCGCAAAGCGGGCACGCTCAAGCCCGCGGCGCTCGATCTCGCGCCGGCGCCCGAACCCAAGGGGCGCTTCCTCTTCCCGGGCAAACTCAAGCCGGTGCCCGGTGCCGAAAAACGATGGGCGTTAGCAGATGGCGGGCACAATCAGATCGTCCTGCTTGACGACCGCGGCAAGGAGCTCGCGCGTTATGGAAATGGCGATGCCGGATTCGCCGACGGTGCCGCAGCGCAGGCAGGCTTCAATCATCCGCAAGGCCTCGCCGGGTCGCACGATGCGATCTTCGTCGCAGATACCGAGAACCACCGCATCCGGCGCATCGACCTCGCCTCGGGAGCCGTCACGACTCTCGCCGGAACGGGACAGCGCGGGATGCCGATTGGCGCAGTGACTCCCGGTCACACGACGGCTCTCGCCTCGCCGTGGGACCTTGAGCTTAAGGGCGATGAGCTCTACTTCGCCAACGCGGGAACGCATCAGATCGGCGTGCTCGACCTGAAGAGCGGAAATGTCGCGGCGCTCGCCGGAACCGGCGAAGAAGGATTGCGCGACGGCCGCGCATCGTCGGCCTCGCTCGCGCAGCCGAGCGGTCTCGCACTGAGCACTGATGGCCAGACGCTCTATCTCGCGGACAGCGAGAGCTCTGCAGTCCGCGCGATCACTCTGTCAAAAGATCCGCAGCTCGTGACGCTGGTGGGCGCTGGTCTCTTCGATTTCGGATGGATCAACGGAGATTTTCGTAAGGCGCGCTTGCAGCATCCGCTGGGAGTTGCTGTCGACGGTGATAGCGTGCTCGTTGCAGACACCTATAACAGCGCGATTCGCAAGCTCGAGCTGAAGAATCACGAAGTTGCCGATTTCGACGGCGGCCAGTTCACGTGCATGGATCCGGTATGCGTTCCGACGCGCGAGCCGGCCGGGATCGTCGTCGACACACCGGATCGAATCCTGCTCGTCGATACCGGCAATCATCGCATCGACGAGTATCGGCCGTCCGAAAAAACCTACCACACCTGGGCGCGCTAGCGGCGTCGTTCAGATTTTCGCCTTGGGCGCGTGCTGGCGGACGAACTCGACGAACTTTTGCGGCGCCGCCATCGTCGACAGCCGCCCCTGGCGCACCAGAGCCCAGTCGTCGAACTCTTTCGATTGCTTGATCTGGGCGAGAGTCACGGGCGGATCGACGCGGCCGAGCAGTTCGAGGTCAACGACCGCTGACTTCGGATTTTTCGGATCGTCGCGCGGCTCCGACTTCACTTGCGCGATCCCAACCACGCTCGACAGCCCGCCGCTGTGATAGATGAACACCTTGTCGCCCGGGCGCATGTCGCGAATCGCGCGCACCGCCTGCGGATTCGTCACGCCGTCCCACGTGGTCTTGTGGTCGCGCTCGAAATCCTCGATCGAGTAAGTATCCGGATCCGTTTTCGCCAGGAA
This genomic window from Candidatus Binataceae bacterium contains:
- a CDS encoding EVE domain-containing protein, which translates into the protein MNYFLAKTDPDTYSIEDFERDHKTTWDGVTNPQAVRAIRDMRPGDKVFIYHSGGLSSVVGIAQVKSEPRDDPKNPKSAVVDLELLGRVDPPVTLAQIKQSKEFDDWALVRQGRLSTMAAPQKFVEFVRQHAPKAKI
- a CDS encoding thioredoxin-like domain-containing protein produces the protein RVVILDFWTEGCINCIQIIPTLRRIEEKYPDQVVVIGVHSPKFANETKAASVRDAISRYEIRHPIIHDPDMKIWREYGVQAWPTLVVIGADGSVLGSIPGEPDPDRLIAALDNVVATSRKAGTLKPAALDLAPAPEPKGRFLFPGKLKPVPGAEKRWALADGGHNQIVLLDDRGKELARYGNGDAGFADGAAAQAGFNHPQGLAGSHDAIFVADTENHRIRRIDLASGAVTTLAGTGQRGMPIGAVTPGHTTALASPWDLELKGDELYFANAGTHQIGVLDLKSGNVAALAGTGEEGLRDGRASSASLAQPSGLALSTDGQTLYLADSESSAVRAITLSKDPQLVTLVGAGLFDFGWINGDFRKARLQHPLGVAVDGDSVLVADTYNSAIRKLELKNHEVADFDGGQFTCMDPVCVPTREPAGIVVDTPDRILLVDTGNHRIDEYRPSEKTYHTWAR